One [Clostridium] saccharolyticum WM1 DNA segment encodes these proteins:
- a CDS encoding ribonucleoside-diphosphate reductase subunit alpha yields the protein MDNRNGKQEILESFKELGELEEVLDGIRQEWGSASYDLKHLSIKFTGFCKKNMNLEERLGALIQAAVELTTQEAPDWEYIGARLLMVRFNIRLKEELGRRKIGSFFDKICFLTEEGLYGDYILENYNKEEIQRFEGYMDQTRNHLFNYSGLELLLNRYVIRSHQNAPLETPQEMFLGIAMHLAMNETVDREAWVKRFYHMLSTLKVTMATPTLSNARKPYHQLSSCFIDTVPDSLDGIYRSIDSFAKVSKFGGGMGLYFGKVRAAGSAIRGFKGAAGGVVRWIKLANDTAVAVDQLGMRQGAVAVYLDVWHKDLPEFLTLKTNNGDDRMKAHDVFPGVCYPNLFWKQAKENIEGDWYLMCPHEILTVKGWALEDFYGIQWEERYLDCVSDSRIHKRIIPIKDIIRLVLKSAVETGTPFTFNRDIVNEANPNSHCGMIYCSNLCTEIAQNMSTVEQLEQQIRWVDGETVVVTVTKPGDFVVCNLASLSLGKIDLTDTQELAELTRSAVRALDNVIDLNFFPIPYAKVTNLRYRPVGLGVSGYHHMLAKNGISWESQEHLEFSDRVFEAINYAAIQASCDFAREKGRYDLFEGSQWQTGAYFDKRGYCSEKWKSLREKVAAYGMRNGWLLAIAPTSSTSMIAGTTAGLDPVLNRYYLEEKKSGLVPRVAPDLSPETFWKYKNAHYIDQKWSVRAAGVRQRHVDQAQSMNLYITNDYTLRQVLGLYILAWECGVKTIYYIRSRSLEVEECEACSS from the coding sequence ATGGATAATAGAAACGGAAAACAGGAAATTCTGGAATCCTTTAAAGAGTTGGGGGAGCTGGAAGAAGTTTTGGATGGGATCCGGCAGGAGTGGGGATCAGCATCCTATGATTTAAAACACCTCTCCATAAAATTCACAGGATTCTGCAAGAAGAACATGAACCTGGAGGAACGGCTGGGGGCGCTGATCCAGGCGGCAGTGGAGCTGACCACCCAGGAAGCGCCGGACTGGGAGTATATAGGAGCAAGGCTTCTTATGGTGCGTTTTAATATCCGGTTAAAGGAAGAACTTGGCAGGCGGAAGATTGGAAGCTTTTTTGATAAAATATGTTTTCTGACAGAAGAGGGACTTTATGGAGATTACATTCTGGAGAATTATAACAAAGAAGAAATCCAACGGTTCGAAGGGTATATGGATCAGACCAGAAACCATTTGTTTAATTATTCCGGGCTGGAACTTCTGCTTAACAGGTATGTGATCCGCAGCCATCAGAATGCGCCTCTGGAAACTCCTCAGGAGATGTTCCTTGGAATAGCCATGCATCTTGCTATGAATGAAACGGTTGACCGGGAGGCTTGGGTAAAACGGTTTTACCATATGCTCAGTACCTTAAAGGTAACCATGGCAACACCCACTCTTTCAAATGCCAGAAAGCCTTACCACCAGCTTTCCTCCTGCTTTATTGATACGGTGCCGGACAGCCTGGATGGCATTTACCGGAGCATTGACAGCTTTGCAAAAGTCAGCAAATTCGGAGGAGGAATGGGTCTTTATTTTGGAAAGGTCCGTGCCGCAGGAAGCGCCATTCGCGGTTTTAAAGGAGCTGCGGGAGGTGTGGTCCGTTGGATCAAGCTGGCGAACGATACTGCAGTGGCCGTGGACCAGCTTGGGATGCGTCAGGGAGCGGTGGCTGTTTACCTTGATGTGTGGCATAAGGATCTTCCGGAATTTCTCACCCTTAAGACCAATAACGGAGATGACCGCATGAAGGCTCATGATGTTTTCCCCGGGGTTTGTTATCCCAACTTGTTCTGGAAGCAGGCAAAGGAGAACATAGAAGGGGACTGGTATTTAATGTGCCCTCATGAGATCCTGACGGTAAAGGGCTGGGCACTTGAAGACTTTTATGGAATCCAGTGGGAAGAGCGTTATCTGGACTGCGTCAGTGACAGCCGCATCCACAAGCGTATCATCCCCATAAAGGACATCATACGCCTGGTGTTAAAAAGTGCTGTGGAGACAGGAACGCCCTTTACCTTTAACCGGGATATTGTTAATGAGGCCAATCCCAACAGCCACTGCGGCATGATTTACTGCAGCAATCTCTGTACGGAAATTGCTCAGAATATGAGTACTGTGGAACAATTAGAGCAGCAGATCCGTTGGGTGGATGGAGAGACTGTGGTTGTTACTGTAACAAAACCGGGAGATTTTGTGGTCTGTAATCTGGCAAGTCTTTCCCTTGGAAAGATTGATTTGACGGATACACAAGAGCTGGCGGAATTGACCAGATCCGCTGTCAGGGCTTTGGACAATGTGATTGATTTAAACTTTTTCCCTATTCCCTACGCAAAGGTCACCAATCTTCGCTACCGGCCGGTGGGGCTTGGAGTGAGCGGATACCACCACATGCTGGCAAAGAATGGAATCTCCTGGGAATCTCAGGAGCATCTGGAATTCTCTGACCGGGTGTTTGAGGCAATTAACTATGCTGCTATCCAGGCCAGTTGTGATTTTGCCAGGGAAAAAGGGAGATATGACTTATTTGAAGGCAGCCAATGGCAGACGGGAGCGTATTTTGACAAACGGGGATATTGCTCTGAAAAATGGAAGAGCCTACGGGAAAAGGTGGCAGCTTACGGCATGAGAAACGGCTGGCTTCTTGCCATAGCGCCAACCAGCAGTACCAGCATGATCGCCGGAACCACGGCAGGGCTGGATCCTGTCCTGAACCGGTATTATCTGGAGGAAAAAAAGAGCGGTCTGGTGCCCCGGGTGGCACCGGATTTATCGCCGGAAACATTTTGGAAGTATAAAAATGCCCATTACATTGACCAGAAGTGGTCGGTACGGGCGGCCGGCGTACGCCAGCGCCATGTGGACCAGGCCCAGAGCATGAACCTTTACATCACCAATGACTATACTCTTCGCCAGGTGCTGGGACTCTATATCCTGGCCTGGGAATGCGGCGTGAAAACCATTTATTACATCCGGTCCAGGAGTCTGGAAGTGGAAGAATGCGAAGCCTGCTCCAGTTAA
- a CDS encoding ribonucleotide-diphosphate reductase subunit beta, producing the protein MEQLKKRPLFHPDGETEVRKRRMINGNTTNLNDFNNMKYTWVSDWYRQAMNNFWIPEEINLSRDRKDYPLLSPQERRAYDKILSFLVFLDSIQTANLPALGEYVTANEINLCLSIQTFQEAVHSQSYSYMLDTICEPQTRNDVLYQWKSDPRLLARNTFIGDLYNEFQKDKSPYAFMKTVVANFILEGVYFYSGFMFFYNLGRNHKMTGSSQEIRYINRDENTHLWLFRNIILELEKEEPKLFSRERIEVYRTMIKEGCEQEIAWGCYAIGDEVPGLTKEMITDYIMYLGNLRCASLGWGRIYEGHDKEPESMSWVNQFSNANLIKTDFFEAKSTAYAKSSALLDDL; encoded by the coding sequence ATGGAACAATTAAAAAAAAGACCCCTGTTTCATCCGGATGGGGAGACCGAGGTAAGAAAACGGCGGATGATCAACGGCAACACTACAAACCTCAATGATTTTAATAACATGAAATACACCTGGGTCAGTGACTGGTACCGCCAGGCCATGAATAATTTCTGGATACCTGAAGAAATTAATTTAAGCAGGGATAGAAAGGATTATCCCCTGTTAAGCCCCCAGGAACGGAGAGCCTATGATAAAATATTATCCTTTCTGGTTTTTTTAGACAGCATCCAGACAGCCAATCTTCCGGCTCTCGGGGAATATGTGACTGCCAATGAGATCAATCTCTGTCTTTCTATTCAGACGTTTCAGGAGGCGGTTCACAGTCAGAGCTACAGTTATATGCTGGATACCATCTGTGAGCCACAGACGCGGAATGATGTGCTCTATCAATGGAAGAGCGACCCCCGTCTTCTTGCCCGGAATACCTTTATCGGCGACCTGTATAATGAATTTCAAAAGGACAAAAGCCCATATGCCTTTATGAAGACGGTTGTGGCAAATTTTATCCTGGAAGGCGTATATTTTTACAGCGGATTTATGTTCTTTTATAATCTGGGACGGAATCATAAAATGACCGGCTCTTCCCAGGAGATCCGTTATATCAACCGGGATGAGAACACACATTTGTGGCTGTTCCGCAATATCATTCTGGAACTGGAAAAGGAGGAGCCAAAGCTGTTTTCCAGGGAGCGGATAGAGGTTTACCGCACCATGATTAAGGAAGGCTGTGAACAGGAGATTGCCTGGGGATGCTATGCCATCGGAGATGAGGTACCCGGGCTTACGAAGGAAATGATTACGGACTACATCATGTATCTGGGAAATTTACGGTGTGCAAGCCTTGGCTGGGGCCGCATTTATGAGGGGCATGACAAGGAGCCGGAAAGTATGTCATGGGTTAACCAGTTCAGCAATGCCAATCTGATCAAAACAGACTTTTTTGAAGCGAAAAGTACGGCCTATGCAAAAAGCAGTGCACTGTTGGATGATCTGTAG
- the nox gene encoding H2O-forming NADH oxidase, whose translation MERIVVIGANHAGTAAINTILDHYKDKKVVIFDSNDNISFLGCGMALWIGDQIHSSEGLFYCSKDIFEEKGAKVYMETKVDRIDYDKKLVYAEDKYGRRYQQEYDKLILATGSLPISPDIEGKELDNVQYVKLFQNAKDVIDKLHHDSLKNVVVVGAGYIGVELAEAFRRVGKNVTLIDNMHTCLSGYYDQEFSDIMSENLESHGIELVYGETVKKLTGNGKVEKVVTDKKEYNADMVILGIGFKPNNQLGKEDLELFPNGAFLVDKRQQTSRPDVYAIGDCATVFDNSIQKTNYIALATNAVRSGIVAAHNVCGTPLESIGVQGSNGICIWNLKMVSTGITYGKAKKLGYDAEAVDYEDTQKPAFIDHDNYKVKIRIVYDKKTRIILGAQLCSEYDISMAIHMFSLAIQEQVTIDRLKLTDIFFLPHFNQPYNYFTMAALQAK comes from the coding sequence ATGGAACGCATTGTGGTAATCGGAGCAAACCATGCCGGAACGGCAGCAATCAACACAATTTTAGATCATTATAAAGACAAGAAGGTTGTTATATTTGATTCCAATGATAACATCAGTTTTCTGGGCTGCGGCATGGCTCTTTGGATCGGAGACCAGATTCATTCATCCGAAGGCCTGTTTTATTGCAGCAAAGATATTTTTGAAGAAAAGGGTGCGAAAGTCTACATGGAAACCAAGGTGGACCGCATTGATTACGATAAAAAGCTTGTTTATGCTGAGGATAAGTATGGCCGGAGATACCAGCAGGAATACGATAAGCTGATTCTTGCAACAGGTTCCCTGCCCATTTCTCCTGATATTGAGGGGAAAGAGCTGGACAACGTGCAATACGTAAAGCTTTTTCAGAATGCGAAGGATGTCATTGATAAGCTGCACCATGATTCTTTGAAAAATGTGGTTGTGGTAGGGGCAGGGTATATCGGCGTTGAGTTGGCAGAGGCATTTCGCCGAGTGGGAAAAAATGTTACCCTGATTGATAATATGCACACCTGCCTGTCCGGCTATTATGACCAGGAATTTTCAGATATTATGTCTGAAAATCTGGAAAGTCATGGCATTGAGCTGGTTTATGGGGAAACCGTGAAAAAGCTGACTGGAAACGGCAAAGTAGAAAAAGTGGTCACCGACAAAAAGGAATACAATGCTGATATGGTAATACTGGGGATCGGCTTTAAGCCTAACAATCAGTTGGGAAAGGAAGATCTGGAGCTATTCCCCAACGGTGCATTTTTAGTAGATAAACGGCAGCAGACCAGCCGGCCGGATGTATATGCAATCGGAGATTGTGCAACTGTTTTTGACAACTCCATCCAGAAAACAAACTATATTGCACTGGCTACCAATGCCGTTCGTTCCGGAATCGTGGCTGCCCACAATGTCTGCGGGACTCCCCTGGAATCCATCGGTGTTCAGGGATCCAATGGGATATGTATCTGGAACCTGAAAATGGTTTCTACAGGAATTACTTATGGAAAAGCAAAAAAGCTGGGTTATGATGCGGAGGCAGTGGATTACGAGGATACTCAGAAACCGGCCTTTATAGACCATGACAATTACAAAGTAAAAATCAGGATCGTTTACGATAAGAAAACCCGGATCATCCTGGGGGCCCAGTTGTGTTCGGAATACGATATTTCCATGGCAATACACATGTTCTCTCTTGCGATCCAGGAACAGGTCACCATCGACCGGTTAAAGCTGACCGATATTTTCTTCCTGCCTCATTTTAACCAGCCTTATAATTACTTTACAATGGCTGCACTGCAGGCGAAGTAA
- a CDS encoding EcsC family protein, whose translation MKRLDQHSKQSRLINSSISVIEGGVLGAFGIGLPDIPLFLALVLKSVYEIALSYGNLFNLLKIVILFDRRQFLVNYS comes from the coding sequence TTGAAGCGTTTAGACCAGCATTCCAAGCAGTCCCGGTTGATAAATTCTTCCATTTCCGTTATAGAAGGGGGAGTTTTGGGAGCATTTGGAATTGGCCTGCCCGATATTCCGCTTTTTTTAGCTTTGGTTCTGAAATCTGTTTATGAAATTGCTTTAAGCTATGGAAATCTTTTCAATCTGTTGAAAATTGTGATCCTGTTTGATAGAAGACAATTCCTTGTTAATTATTCGTAA
- a CDS encoding helix-turn-helix domain-containing protein, with protein sequence MEFNEKLQQLRKQNNLTQEQLAEQLYVSRTAVSKWESGKGYPNIESLKCISKVFAVSIDELLSGNELITLAQSENRSNISKLYSLMYGILDVMAFAFIFLPFYGQQEGDYIRSVTLLAYSDTIPIIRASYFVILILMGVMGLVELAIQLIVNEKGLRAAKTCSIILQTLAILIFIMTRQPYLTAFLFILLMIKVILLLKGHSKW encoded by the coding sequence GTGGAATTTAATGAGAAACTGCAGCAACTCAGAAAACAGAATAATTTAACTCAGGAACAGCTTGCAGAGCAGCTATATGTATCAAGAACGGCTGTCTCTAAATGGGAGAGCGGCAAAGGCTACCCCAACATTGAATCTCTCAAATGCATATCCAAGGTTTTCGCAGTATCTATTGATGAATTATTGTCCGGTAATGAGCTTATTACTCTTGCCCAATCCGAAAACCGTTCGAATATTAGTAAACTTTATAGTTTAATGTATGGAATTTTAGATGTGATGGCCTTTGCATTTATATTCCTGCCGTTTTATGGTCAGCAAGAGGGTGATTATATCCGTTCGGTGACATTGCTTGCTTATTCTGATACGATTCCGATAATCCGCGCGTCATACTTTGTAATATTAATTCTAATGGGAGTGATGGGACTCGTAGAGCTGGCCATACAGCTTATAGTAAATGAAAAAGGATTAAGGGCCGCCAAAACCTGCTCCATCATACTGCAAACACTGGCAATATTGATTTTTATAATGACCCGTCAGCCTTACTTAACTGCTTTTTTATTTATACTACTGATGATAAAGGTTATCCTTTTGCTGAAAGGGCATTCTAAGTGGTAA
- a CDS encoding undecaprenyl-diphosphate phosphatase produces the protein MGFDFMEILKAVFLGIVEGITEWLPISSTGHMLIVDEFLQLNASAAFKEMFFVVIQLGAILAVVLLFWDKMFPFQFNNRNKAMIKKETFSIWFKVVIACIPGAVVTILFDDYIEEYFHTPAMIAAALIFYGIAFLVVELWNKKRTPITNDLSDITYQTALMIGLFQVLSIIPGTSRSGATIIGALLIGVSRVAAAEFTFFLAVPVMFGLSAIKILKFGLAFTREELLILGIGTVVAFAVSILVIKFLMSFIKKHDFAVFGWYRIVLGAILLLYFKFH, from the coding sequence ATGGGATTTGATTTTATGGAAATACTGAAAGCTGTGTTTCTTGGCATTGTGGAGGGCATTACTGAATGGCTGCCCATAAGCAGCACAGGACACATGTTGATAGTGGATGAGTTTTTACAATTAAACGCCAGTGCAGCTTTTAAGGAAATGTTTTTTGTTGTTATTCAGCTAGGAGCGATTCTGGCGGTTGTACTTTTATTTTGGGATAAGATGTTTCCCTTTCAATTCAACAACAGAAACAAAGCAATGATAAAAAAGGAAACCTTTTCTATATGGTTTAAAGTAGTGATTGCCTGCATACCGGGAGCAGTGGTTACAATCCTGTTTGATGATTATATAGAAGAATATTTTCATACTCCGGCGATGATTGCAGCAGCTTTAATTTTTTATGGCATAGCTTTTCTTGTGGTTGAGCTTTGGAACAAAAAGCGAACCCCCATTACCAATGACCTATCAGACATTACCTATCAAACGGCCCTTATGATTGGTTTATTTCAAGTACTTTCCATTATTCCGGGAACTTCGCGTTCAGGGGCTACCATAATTGGTGCGCTTCTTATTGGAGTATCCCGTGTGGCGGCTGCCGAATTTACTTTTTTTCTAGCGGTGCCCGTTATGTTCGGATTAAGTGCAATTAAAATACTGAAATTCGGACTTGCTTTTACAAGGGAAGAGCTGCTTATATTAGGGATTGGAACAGTAGTTGCATTTGCAGTATCGATTTTAGTAATAAAATTTTTAATGAGCTTTATTAAAAAGCATGACTTTGCCGTATTTGGTTGGTACCGGATTGTACTCGGCGCCATTTTATTATTGTACTTTAAGTTTCATTAG
- a CDS encoding MarR family winged helix-turn-helix transcriptional regulator — protein MKPMCPFRDKGLKGNLSPTHGVMIRYMRIMKLHRCILDERLRQTGVYRSQHQILMMLSDHSNASQKEIAERLYVSTATIAVSVKKLEKGGFITRAVDQEDNRMNKLCLTEKGRHMVEHSRDFFHHVEERMFQDFSKEELAAMGQYLDRIYDNLSQIPLETDMTERED, from the coding sequence ATGAAACCAATGTGCCCGTTCCGGGATAAAGGACTAAAGGGAAACCTCTCACCGACCCATGGCGTAATGATAAGATATATGAGGATTATGAAACTGCACCGCTGTATCCTGGATGAACGCTTAAGGCAAACCGGGGTATACCGCAGTCAGCACCAGATTCTCATGATGCTTTCCGATCATTCCAATGCTTCCCAAAAGGAGATCGCAGAACGCCTTTATGTGTCCACTGCCACCATTGCGGTATCGGTCAAGAAGCTGGAAAAAGGGGGATTCATCACCCGGGCCGTAGACCAGGAAGACAACCGAATGAATAAACTGTGTCTGACGGAAAAGGGAAGGCATATGGTGGAGCACAGCAGGGATTTTTTCCATCATGTGGAAGAACGGATGTTTCAAGATTTTTCCAAGGAAGAATTGGCTGCTATGGGGCAGTATCTGGACCGCATTTATGACAATTTATCCCAAATCCCTTTAGAAACGGACATGACAGAAAGAGAGGATTGA
- a CDS encoding ABC transporter ATP-binding protein: MNRYWKYIRPYLGAFILAPLLMLTEVLGEIMLPKLTSMIINNGVAGRDMGYILSMGGRMLAIAVFMAAGGIGGSYFSSKASICFSTDLRKDVFHKVQQFSFNNIDDFSTGSLVTRLTNDIQQIQNVVMLSLRMMFRAPGMLIGGLIMAYLMNRQLMVVLLAVIPVLILSIFIILKMAFPRFEAMQKKIDRLNSGVQEALTNVRVIKSFVREDYEEQKFQVTNKDLKEGSLDAMKIVVASMPVMMLAMNVTTLAVVWYGGNLIIAGKMPVGDLTAFTTYIVQILMSLMLLSMVFLQASRAMASLRRVREVLDTEIDLTDEHGTAKSAQVIRGKVEFKNVSFQYTKGTDDMILKHIDFVAEPGETIGIIGSTGSGKTSLVQLIPRLYDADEGQVLVDGIDVKDYSIRNLRKGVGMVLQKNVLFSGTIEENLRWGSQDATMEEVILMAESAQADGFVSSFTDGYDTDLGQGGANVSGGQKQRLCIARALLKKPKILILDDSTSAVDTATEARIRQCFQTTLKDTTKFIIAQRIGSVENADKIIVLDDGQIAGIGTHEELLVSCEAYQEIYYSQREREEEAGA; the protein is encoded by the coding sequence TTGAACCGATATTGGAAATATATCAGACCATACCTGGGAGCCTTTATCCTAGCCCCGCTTCTGATGCTGACAGAAGTATTGGGGGAAATTATGCTCCCAAAGCTGACCTCTATGATCATTAACAACGGAGTCGCCGGAAGAGACATGGGATACATTTTAAGCATGGGCGGGAGAATGCTTGCCATCGCCGTATTCATGGCTGCAGGCGGAATCGGAGGTTCCTATTTTTCTTCCAAGGCTTCCATTTGTTTCAGCACGGATCTGCGAAAGGATGTTTTTCATAAAGTCCAGCAATTTTCATTTAACAACATTGACGACTTCAGCACAGGATCCCTTGTCACCAGACTGACAAACGATATCCAGCAGATTCAGAATGTGGTTATGTTGAGCCTGCGCATGATGTTCCGTGCGCCGGGGATGCTCATCGGAGGCCTTATTATGGCTTATCTTATGAACCGCCAGCTGATGGTAGTACTGCTGGCAGTGATCCCCGTACTCATACTGTCTATCTTCATTATTTTAAAGATGGCGTTTCCCCGATTTGAGGCTATGCAGAAGAAAATCGACCGCCTAAACTCCGGAGTGCAGGAGGCTTTGACCAATGTGCGGGTGATTAAATCCTTTGTCAGGGAGGATTACGAGGAACAGAAATTTCAAGTCACAAACAAGGATCTGAAAGAAGGCAGTTTGGATGCCATGAAAATCGTCGTAGCCAGCATGCCGGTGATGATGCTTGCCATGAATGTCACAACCCTTGCTGTAGTATGGTATGGAGGAAATTTAATCATTGCAGGAAAGATGCCGGTAGGTGATTTAACCGCATTTACCACCTATATCGTCCAGATTCTCATGTCCCTGATGCTGCTGTCCATGGTGTTTTTACAGGCATCCCGGGCCATGGCTTCTTTAAGACGTGTCAGAGAGGTACTGGATACCGAAATTGATTTAACGGATGAACATGGGACGGCAAAATCCGCCCAGGTTATAAGGGGAAAGGTGGAATTTAAAAACGTTTCCTTCCAGTATACAAAGGGAACGGATGATATGATTTTAAAACACATTGATTTTGTTGCGGAGCCTGGAGAGACCATTGGAATTATCGGTTCCACGGGAAGCGGAAAGACATCACTTGTTCAGCTGATTCCCCGTTTATACGATGCGGATGAAGGACAAGTTCTGGTAGACGGCATTGACGTAAAGGATTACTCCATCAGGAATCTTAGAAAGGGAGTGGGGATGGTTTTGCAGAAGAATGTCCTATTTTCGGGAACCATTGAAGAGAATCTCCGGTGGGGCAGCCAGGATGCAACCATGGAAGAGGTGATTCTCATGGCGGAAAGCGCCCAGGCGGACGGCTTTGTTTCCAGCTTTACGGATGGGTATGATACGGATCTGGGACAGGGGGGGGCCAATGTATCCGGCGGACAGAAGCAGAGACTTTGCATTGCCAGGGCCCTTCTAAAGAAACCGAAAATACTGATCTTGGATGACAGCACCTCTGCTGTGGACACGGCAACGGAAGCCCGTATCCGCCAATGCTTCCAGACCACTTTAAAGGATACCACCAAGTTCATCATAGCCCAGCGGATCGGCTCCGTGGAAAATGCGGATAAGATCATTGTGCTTGATGACGGGCAGATCGCAGGCATAGGAACTCATGAAGAGCTGCTGGTGTCTTGCGAGGCTTATCAGGAAATCTATTATTCACAGAGAGAACGGGAAGAGGAGGCAGGTGCATGA
- a CDS encoding ABC transporter ATP-binding protein, with protein MDKQKQIESLKKRYGRSSQPARNRGPMGGHGANRPMKGGLPKNAKATISRLMSYLNEYKVFMGAAFFCVIVGTLAMLAGSYMLRPIINQYIAPLGGGRGSITGLAKGLTAMGIVYLIGVIANYVQSRIMLTVAQNALQKIRDDLFGRIQTLPVRFYDSNNTGDLMSRFSNDVDTIGQMLSNTLIQLFTGALSIIGTLALMIYTNIWLTLVTIIMIPVMMKVGGFVASRSQKFFSAQQSSLGAVNGYIEEIISGQKVVKVFCHEDTAEEEFEILNEDLRNNMIHAQFFGGVMMPVMGNLSQLNYILTACIGGLLCVLRGFDVGGLTVFLSFSRQFSRPINEISMQVSNVFSALAGAERVFAIMDEEPEPADEEDAAELEPMNGFVELRNVTFGYDPDKVILKDLSLYAKPGQKIAFVGSTGAGKTTITNLINRFYDIQGGAITIDGVDIRHIRRENLRHNIAMVLQDTHLFTGTVMENIRYGRLDASDEEVIQAAKTASAYSFIMRLPAGFETVLEGDGANLSQGQRQLLNIARAAISKAPILILDEATSSVDTRTEKHIERGMDRLMADRTTFVIAHRLSTVRNANAIMVLENGEIIERGDHEDLLKQKGRYYQLYTGAVELD; from the coding sequence ATGGATAAGCAGAAACAAATTGAAAGCTTAAAAAAGCGATACGGCCGCTCTTCCCAACCTGCCAGGAACCGGGGGCCAATGGGAGGCCATGGGGCAAACAGACCGATGAAAGGCGGTCTTCCGAAGAATGCCAAGGCAACCATTTCCCGTCTCATGTCCTATTTAAATGAATATAAGGTTTTTATGGGAGCGGCATTTTTCTGTGTGATTGTGGGCACCCTTGCCATGCTGGCCGGCTCTTACATGCTGCGTCCCATTATCAATCAGTACATCGCACCTTTAGGGGGCGGAAGGGGAAGCATTACAGGCCTTGCAAAAGGTCTTACGGCAATGGGAATCGTTTATCTCATTGGGGTAATTGCCAATTATGTCCAATCCAGAATCATGCTGACGGTGGCACAAAATGCCCTGCAAAAAATCAGGGATGACTTATTTGGCAGGATCCAGACCCTGCCTGTGCGTTTTTATGATTCCAATAACACCGGAGACCTTATGAGCCGGTTCAGCAATGATGTGGATACCATAGGACAGATGCTGAGCAATACCTTAATCCAGCTTTTTACCGGAGCTTTAAGCATCATAGGGACCTTGGCACTCATGATCTATACGAATATATGGCTGACTCTGGTGACTATCATCATGATACCGGTGATGATGAAGGTGGGCGGCTTTGTGGCATCAAGAAGCCAGAAGTTTTTCTCGGCCCAGCAAAGCTCCCTTGGAGCTGTAAACGGATATATAGAAGAAATCATCAGCGGTCAAAAGGTGGTAAAGGTATTCTGTCATGAAGACACGGCAGAAGAAGAATTTGAAATACTCAATGAGGATTTAAGGAACAATATGATCCATGCACAGTTTTTCGGAGGCGTGATGATGCCGGTCATGGGAAACTTAAGCCAGCTAAACTACATCCTGACTGCATGCATCGGAGGTCTGCTTTGTGTGCTCCGGGGGTTTGATGTAGGCGGACTGACCGTATTTTTATCCTTTTCCAGGCAGTTCAGCCGTCCGATCAACGAGATATCCATGCAGGTGAGCAATGTCTTTTCTGCTCTTGCAGGAGCGGAACGGGTATTTGCCATTATGGATGAAGAACCGGAACCAGCGGATGAAGAAGATGCGGCAGAGCTTGAGCCTATGAACGGTTTTGTAGAGCTAAGGAATGTGACCTTTGGATATGATCCTGACAAGGTAATTTTAAAGGATTTAAGCCTTTACGCGAAGCCTGGTCAGAAGATCGCTTTTGTAGGCTCCACAGGAGCAGGAAAAACCACCATCACAAATCTGATAAACCGTTTTTATGATATCCAGGGCGGAGCGATTACCATTGACGGAGTGGATATCCGTCATATCAGGCGTGAAAACCTTAGGCATAACATTGCCATGGTCCTGCAGGACACTCATCTGTTCACTGGTACCGTTATGGAGAACATCCGTTACGGAAGGCTTGACGCATCGGATGAAGAGGTAATCCAGGCGGCAAAAACAGCTTCCGCTTATTCCTTCATCATGAGACTCCCGGCCGGCTTTGAAACGGTGCTGGAAGGTGACGGGGCTAACTTAAGCCAGGGGCAAAGGCAGCTTTTAAACATTGCCAGGGCAGCCATTTCAAAAGCACCGATCCTGATCCTGGATGAAGCCACCAGCTCCGTGGATACCAGAACAGAGAAGCATATTGAACGGGGAATGGACCGTCTGATGGCGGACCGGACTACCTTTGTCATCGCCCACCGGCTGTCTACGGTACGCAATGCCAATGCCATTATGGTATTGGAAAACGGGGAGATCATAGAACGCGGGGATCATGAGGATCTTCTGAAACAGAAAGGCAGATATTATCAGCTTTATACCGGGGCAGTGGAACTGGATTAA